The Desmonostoc muscorum LEGE 12446 genome includes a region encoding these proteins:
- a CDS encoding RNA recognition motif domain-containing protein: MSVRLYIGNLPKEEIDRQDLQAVFAAEGDAVTTKLIKDRKTGKCRGFGFLTVNNDEQADQIIEKYNGQMFKDTPIKLEKALPRTKGEEGDEQAPKPVNVASSNPTPSANKEGSRRDKGSKKPRRGSSGGGSRESTTTTDSDAIRPDPRWASELEKLKQMLAAQTTN, from the coding sequence ATGTCCGTTCGCCTATATATAGGTAATTTGCCCAAAGAAGAAATTGATCGTCAAGATCTACAAGCAGTTTTTGCAGCTGAAGGTGATGCTGTAACTACTAAATTAATTAAAGACCGCAAAACTGGCAAATGCCGTGGTTTTGGTTTTCTGACGGTCAATAATGATGAACAAGCTGACCAAATAATTGAAAAGTATAATGGTCAGATGTTTAAAGACACTCCCATCAAGCTAGAAAAGGCACTACCTCGTACAAAGGGTGAGGAGGGCGACGAGCAAGCTCCTAAACCAGTTAATGTTGCCAGTAGTAACCCTACTCCTAGCGCCAACAAAGAAGGTAGTCGTCGTGACAAAGGCTCTAAGAAGCCTCGTCGTGGCAGCAGTGGCGGAGGTTCTCGTGAAAGCACCACGACCACAGATTCAGACGCTATTCGTCCAGATCCACGTTGGGCTTCGGAATTGGAAAAGCTCAAGCAGATGCTAGCTGCACAAACTACGAATTAA
- a CDS encoding M48 family metalloprotease, with protein MPSHAKSSLEAGLVALKQGNYQTAIAHLEPLASSESNATANLQARVGLVMAYARTGEVSKAIAFCQNLIESNNLQVQEWATRALEHLTKRQKPEPESKNVETGFVAFENSPPNTPASEEKLKDEVTETKSQNIPTMVPLAKLKATVTPPPPPPPLNGFMGSVTRTQAKLFGVIYWRQAQRARAWQPLRKPKLIPLRLLAAGTFIALFWVMREIIKLALGLINQALVKLPYLEPLQFLYNDPTRLLLIALVILIGVSPWLLDLLLAKLYGQRELTKDVLNGRSREAVRVLQRCCQQRHWPLPKLRILPMAAPIILTYGSLPRNARIVVSQGLLEQLADDEIAIIYATQLGHIAHWDFVVMSLVLLVTLPTYKVYQQVSKLGDSISGKVWRLPVTTLASLIYGIWCLLTGTALWLSRLRLYYSDRTAAEITGNPNALIRALLKIAIGIAADIEKQEHTSWQLESLNIVAPISHQQSLSLGTIASHLSFESFLKWDIVNPYGRWFTINNSHPLVGDRIERLCQIARHWHLDTELHFPREQPLEARRQSFLLQIAPWLGIPLGVLFAGFVWVAWQLAFALKFLNLKWIYEDWSFITGCLLIGFSIGTVIRINSFFPDIKPGTVETDDGLPNLLADSYALPIDSISVRLVGKLLGRQGSSNSLAQDLILQSSAGLVKLHHVSWLGQSVNHQDLIGRQIIVTGWFRRGATPWIDIQTLETQSGKAVHSPHPIWSTALAVAAQAWGAYVFLTG; from the coding sequence ATGCCTTCACATGCCAAATCGTCTTTGGAGGCTGGTTTAGTTGCCCTCAAGCAGGGAAATTACCAAACAGCGATCGCTCACTTAGAACCTCTTGCTAGCAGCGAAAGTAATGCCACTGCTAACTTACAAGCAAGGGTTGGTTTAGTGATGGCTTATGCCCGCACTGGCGAAGTCTCTAAAGCGATCGCCTTTTGCCAAAATCTCATTGAGAGTAACAATCTCCAAGTTCAAGAGTGGGCAACACGCGCTCTCGAACACTTGACAAAACGTCAAAAACCTGAACCAGAATCAAAAAATGTCGAAACTGGATTTGTTGCCTTTGAAAATTCACCCCCAAATACTCCTGCATCAGAGGAGAAGCTAAAAGACGAAGTAACAGAAACCAAGAGCCAGAACATTCCGACGATGGTGCCATTAGCTAAACTCAAAGCTACTGTTACACCACCGCCTCCACCGCCCCCCCTTAATGGCTTCATGGGTTCTGTCACCCGCACCCAAGCCAAACTGTTCGGCGTCATTTATTGGCGACAAGCACAACGCGCCAGGGCATGGCAACCCCTACGCAAGCCAAAATTAATCCCGTTACGGCTGTTGGCGGCGGGAACATTCATCGCCCTATTTTGGGTGATGCGAGAAATCATCAAGTTAGCATTGGGATTGATCAACCAGGCTTTAGTCAAGCTTCCCTATCTCGAACCATTGCAGTTTTTATACAACGACCCTACACGATTGTTGCTAATAGCATTGGTGATTTTGATTGGGGTATCACCTTGGTTGCTGGATCTGCTATTGGCAAAGTTGTATGGTCAACGAGAACTTACTAAAGATGTATTGAATGGCCGTAGTCGGGAAGCTGTTCGGGTTCTACAACGTTGTTGTCAACAAAGGCACTGGCCTTTACCCAAACTGCGAATTTTGCCAATGGCTGCACCAATTATTCTCACCTACGGTAGTTTACCACGGAATGCGAGGATTGTAGTTAGTCAAGGACTGTTAGAACAACTAGCAGATGATGAAATTGCCATCATTTACGCCACCCAGCTAGGACATATTGCTCATTGGGATTTTGTTGTCATGTCTTTGGTGTTGTTGGTGACACTACCAACTTATAAGGTATATCAGCAAGTATCAAAGTTGGGTGACAGCATATCAGGAAAAGTTTGGCGCTTGCCGGTGACAACTCTGGCTAGTCTGATTTATGGAATTTGGTGTTTGCTAACTGGGACTGCATTGTGGTTGTCGCGGTTGCGGCTTTATTATAGCGATCGCACCGCAGCTGAAATTACAGGTAATCCCAATGCTTTGATTCGTGCCTTGCTCAAAATTGCCATTGGAATTGCAGCTGATATCGAAAAACAAGAACACACCAGTTGGCAGTTGGAAAGCTTAAATATCGTCGCACCAATCAGTCATCAACAAAGCCTTTCTTTAGGGACTATTGCCAGTCATCTTTCTTTTGAATCTTTTTTGAAATGGGATATTGTCAATCCCTATGGCCGATGGTTTACGATTAATAATAGCCATCCTTTAGTGGGCGATCGCATCGAACGCCTCTGCCAAATAGCCCGTCACTGGCATCTAGACACCGAATTACATTTCCCTAGAGAACAACCATTAGAAGCTAGGCGTCAGTCTTTTCTATTACAAATCGCTCCCTGGTTGGGAATTCCTCTAGGAGTTCTGTTTGCAGGTTTTGTGTGGGTAGCGTGGCAATTAGCATTCGCGCTCAAATTTTTAAATCTCAAATGGATCTATGAGGATTGGTCTTTCATTACAGGTTGCCTTTTGATTGGCTTTAGCATCGGTACAGTGATCCGGATTAATTCTTTCTTTCCCGATATTAAACCTGGCACTGTGGAAACTGATGACGGTTTGCCCAACTTGTTAGCAGACTCTTATGCCTTACCCATTGACAGCATCAGCGTCCGTCTTGTGGGCAAATTATTAGGTCGTCAAGGCAGTAGCAACTCCCTAGCCCAAGATTTAATCTTACAATCAAGCGCGGGCTTAGTGAAATTACATCACGTTTCTTGGCTGGGACAATCAGTCAATCATCAGGATTTGATTGGTAGGCAAATTATCGTCACAGGTTGGTTTCGGCGAGGAGCAACACCTTGGATTGACATCCAAACCCTAGAAACTCAAAGTGGTAAAGCCGTTCATAGCCCTCATCCCATTTGGTCTACTGCTTTAGCAGTTGCAGCCCAGGCTTGGGGTGCATACGTTTTTCTCACTGGTTAG
- the prfC gene encoding peptide chain release factor 3: MSIELESELDRAVELRRNFAIISHPDAGKTTLTEKLLLYGGAIHEAGAVKARRAQRKATSDWMAMEQQRGISITSTVLQFAYRDCQINLLDTPGHQDFSEDTYRTLAAADNAVMLIDAAKGLEPQTRKLFEVCKLRGIPIFTFVNKLDRPGREPLELLDEIEQELKLQTYAVNWPIGMGDRFKGVFDRHKQQIHLFERSAHGSREARDTIIELGDPRIEQLLEQDLYYQLKNDLELLEGVGPELDLQLVHDGKMTPVFFGSAMTNFGVELFLKYFLDYALKPGSHVSSVGEVAPTYPEFSGFVFKLQANMDPKHRDRVAFVRVCTGKFEKDMMVNHARTGKLVRLSRPQKLFAQERESIDEAYPGDVIGLNNPGVFAIGDTIYTGQKLEYEGIPYFSPELFATLRNPNPSKFKQFQKGVAELREEGAVQIMYSIDEAKRDPILAAVGQLQFEVVQFRLQNEYGVETILDVLPYSVARWVEGGWEALNKVGRLFNTTTVKDSMGRPVLLFRNEWNCQQLEGDHPELKLSAIAPVFSSQQPVEE; encoded by the coding sequence ATGTCAATTGAACTTGAGTCGGAACTCGATCGCGCAGTTGAACTTCGCCGCAACTTTGCAATTATATCTCACCCCGATGCTGGTAAAACGACACTGACAGAAAAGCTACTGCTATACGGAGGTGCAATTCACGAAGCTGGGGCGGTGAAGGCACGACGGGCACAGCGCAAGGCCACGTCAGACTGGATGGCTATGGAACAACAACGGGGTATTTCCATTACTTCCACGGTGTTGCAGTTTGCATACCGGGACTGTCAAATAAATTTATTAGACACACCCGGACACCAAGATTTCAGTGAAGATACTTATCGCACCCTTGCCGCTGCCGATAATGCAGTCATGCTGATTGATGCCGCAAAAGGTTTGGAACCCCAAACCCGTAAATTGTTTGAAGTGTGTAAGCTGCGGGGTATCCCGATTTTTACATTTGTCAACAAGCTCGATCGCCCAGGAAGGGAACCTCTGGAACTGTTAGATGAAATTGAGCAAGAATTGAAGTTGCAAACCTATGCGGTAAACTGGCCGATTGGCATGGGCGATCGCTTTAAAGGTGTCTTTGACCGACATAAGCAACAAATTCACCTGTTTGAGCGCAGCGCCCACGGTAGCCGAGAAGCCCGTGATACGATAATAGAATTAGGTGATCCGAGAATAGAACAGCTGCTAGAACAAGACCTGTACTATCAACTGAAAAACGATCTAGAACTGTTAGAAGGAGTTGGCCCAGAGCTAGATTTGCAGTTGGTACATGATGGCAAAATGACGCCAGTGTTCTTTGGCAGCGCCATGACAAACTTTGGGGTAGAGTTATTCCTCAAGTACTTCCTAGACTATGCCCTCAAACCCGGTTCCCATGTCAGCAGTGTTGGCGAAGTTGCACCTACATACCCAGAGTTTTCTGGGTTTGTGTTCAAACTGCAAGCAAACATGGACCCGAAACACCGCGATCGCGTCGCATTTGTCCGGGTCTGCACAGGTAAGTTTGAAAAAGATATGATGGTGAATCACGCTCGCACTGGTAAACTTGTCCGTCTATCCCGTCCGCAAAAACTCTTTGCTCAGGAGAGGGAATCGATTGATGAGGCTTATCCTGGCGATGTGATCGGTTTGAATAATCCCGGTGTTTTTGCGATCGGGGATACAATTTACACGGGGCAAAAGCTGGAATATGAAGGGATTCCGTATTTTTCGCCGGAACTGTTTGCAACTCTCAGGAACCCCAACCCCTCGAAGTTTAAGCAATTCCAAAAAGGCGTTGCGGAATTGCGCGAAGAAGGTGCTGTGCAAATTATGTATTCAATTGATGAAGCCAAGCGCGATCCAATTTTAGCGGCGGTGGGTCAGTTGCAATTTGAGGTGGTGCAGTTTCGCTTACAAAATGAGTATGGTGTAGAAACCATACTTGATGTATTACCCTACAGTGTCGCCCGTTGGGTTGAAGGTGGTTGGGAAGCATTAAATAAGGTGGGACGTTTATTCAATACCACTACAGTCAAGGACAGTATGGGACGCCCAGTGTTGCTATTCCGGAATGAATGGAATTGCCAACAATTAGAGGGTGACCATCCAGAGTTGAAATTAAGCGCGATCGCCCCAGTATTTTCTAGTCAACAACCAGTGGAGGAATGA
- a CDS encoding DUF4870 domain-containing protein: protein MYDTDKRKLLSALSHAAIFFSTAVVSVGIPIAILFVSDDPIVKENAKESINFHFNVWFYGLILGALFFLFGWLVLPLLLLGPLAGIGYLLHWGLTIWAITHVFSNPDTPFRYPFILRVF, encoded by the coding sequence ATGTACGACACAGACAAGCGAAAGCTTTTATCCGCCTTGTCTCATGCAGCCATTTTTTTCAGCACGGCTGTTGTATCTGTAGGTATACCTATTGCCATACTATTTGTATCTGACGATCCTATTGTTAAAGAAAACGCCAAAGAATCCATCAACTTCCACTTTAATGTATGGTTCTATGGACTGATTCTGGGAGCGCTGTTTTTTCTATTCGGTTGGTTGGTGTTACCACTATTATTACTTGGGCCACTAGCAGGTATCGGGTATTTGTTGCACTGGGGACTAACAATTTGGGCAATCACCCACGTTTTTAGCAATCCTGATACACCCTTTCGCTATCCCTTTATTTTACGAGTGTTTTAG
- the hemB gene encoding porphobilinogen synthase, protein MFPTHRPRRLRTHPQLRRMVRETVLTTSDFIYPLFAVPGEGIANEVKSMPGVYQLSVDKIVEEAKEVYDLGIPAIILFGIPADKDVDATGAWHDCGIVQKAATAVKAAVPDLIVVADTCLCEYTSHGHCGYLQVGDLTGRVLNDPTLELLKKTAVSQANAGADIIAPSGMMDGFVQAIRQGLDEAGFQDTPILSYAAKYASAYYGPFRDAADSTPQFGDRRTYQMDPGNSREAIKEIELDIAEGADMLMVKPALAYMDIIWRVKEASNLPVAAYNVSGEYSMIKAAALNGWVDEERVVLETLTGFKRAGADLILTYHAKDAARWLSR, encoded by the coding sequence ATGTTTCCTACACATCGCCCCCGCCGTCTGCGTACCCATCCCCAACTGCGCCGGATGGTTCGTGAAACTGTTTTGACAACAAGCGATTTCATTTACCCACTATTTGCTGTACCGGGTGAAGGAATCGCTAACGAAGTAAAATCGATGCCTGGAGTCTACCAACTTTCGGTAGATAAAATCGTCGAAGAGGCAAAAGAAGTTTATGACTTAGGAATTCCTGCGATCATTTTATTTGGTATTCCGGCTGATAAAGATGTGGATGCTACTGGTGCTTGGCATGATTGCGGTATTGTCCAAAAAGCTGCAACTGCCGTAAAAGCAGCAGTACCAGATTTGATTGTAGTTGCTGATACTTGTTTGTGTGAGTATACCAGTCACGGTCATTGTGGTTATCTGCAAGTTGGTGATTTGACAGGACGGGTTTTAAATGACCCAACCCTGGAATTGTTGAAAAAAACAGCAGTTTCCCAAGCAAACGCCGGTGCGGATATCATTGCGCCTTCGGGGATGATGGATGGTTTTGTGCAAGCAATTCGTCAGGGTTTGGATGAAGCTGGATTCCAAGACACGCCAATTTTGTCCTATGCTGCTAAGTATGCTTCGGCTTATTATGGCCCATTTCGGGATGCAGCAGATTCGACGCCGCAATTTGGAGACAGAAGAACTTACCAAATGGACCCAGGTAATAGCCGCGAAGCAATTAAAGAAATTGAATTGGATATTGCTGAAGGTGCTGATATGCTCATGGTTAAGCCAGCCTTGGCATACATGGACATTATCTGGCGGGTGAAGGAAGCGAGTAACTTACCTGTTGCGGCTTACAATGTTTCTGGTGAGTATTCGATGATTAAAGCTGCGGCTCTCAATGGTTGGGTTGATGAGGAGCGAGTGGTTTTGGAAACTTTAACTGGGTTTAAACGCGCTGGTGCAGATTTGATTTTGACTTATCATGCTAAAGACGCGGCGCGGTGGTTAAGTAGATAG
- a CDS encoding glycosyltransferase family 4 protein has product MTVSAGKSLLENANLSGTMTGSSGSSLPDNCKKVLMVVENLPVPFDRRVWQEASTLKAYGYQVSIICPTGKGYEKRYEEIDGIHIYRHPLPIEAHGALGYLLEYGAALFWEFTLSLKVWRKHGFDVIHACNPPDLIWIVALFYKLFGKKFLFDHHDINPELYEAKFKRRDFFYNLLCWLERMTFLNADVSIATNESYRKIALSRGKMDPEKVMVVRSGPSLERLKILPPKPELKKGKQFLIGYVGVMGQQEGIEYLLQAAAWIRHTLQRDDIHYGLVGGGPELEILKAKAVELGIADIVTFTGRAPDQDLLEMLNTADVCVNPDEYNPMNDKSTMNKILEYMALGKPIVQFDLTEGKFSAAEASVYAKPNDSEDMAKQIVALLDNPDKRAKMGEIGRKRVEEMFAWDYEVPKLLKAYKYLASLQSAKQSPEYKKGRSYLDGFLPRWIFKDAGERR; this is encoded by the coding sequence ATGACGGTATCTGCTGGTAAATCGCTGCTGGAAAACGCCAATTTGAGCGGAACTATGACCGGATCTTCTGGTAGTTCCTTGCCCGACAACTGCAAAAAGGTTCTGATGGTCGTTGAAAATCTGCCGGTGCCCTTTGACCGCCGGGTCTGGCAGGAAGCTAGCACCCTCAAAGCATACGGCTATCAAGTTTCGATCATCTGCCCTACCGGCAAAGGCTACGAAAAGCGGTACGAAGAAATCGATGGCATTCATATCTATCGCCATCCACTCCCTATCGAGGCGCATGGTGCGTTGGGGTACCTTCTTGAATACGGCGCTGCCCTGTTCTGGGAGTTCACATTAAGTCTCAAGGTTTGGCGCAAGCATGGTTTCGATGTGATTCACGCCTGCAACCCACCGGATCTCATCTGGATTGTGGCCCTGTTTTACAAGCTGTTCGGCAAGAAGTTCCTCTTCGACCACCACGACATCAACCCCGAACTATACGAGGCAAAATTCAAGCGCCGTGACTTTTTCTATAACTTGCTGTGCTGGCTAGAACGGATGACATTCCTGAATGCCGATGTGTCTATTGCAACCAACGAATCCTACAGAAAAATTGCTCTTTCACGGGGTAAGATGGACCCCGAAAAAGTAATGGTTGTACGCAGCGGACCTTCGTTGGAGCGCCTCAAAATCCTCCCCCCTAAACCGGAACTGAAGAAAGGCAAGCAGTTTTTGATCGGCTATGTCGGGGTAATGGGGCAGCAAGAAGGGATTGAATATCTCTTGCAGGCAGCAGCTTGGATTCGTCATACCTTGCAGCGTGATGATATTCATTATGGGCTTGTCGGTGGCGGACCGGAACTGGAAATCCTGAAAGCAAAAGCAGTAGAGCTAGGTATTGCTGACATCGTTACCTTTACCGGGCGGGCGCCAGATCAAGACTTGTTGGAAATGCTGAACACAGCGGATGTGTGCGTCAATCCCGACGAATACAACCCGATGAACGACAAGTCAACCATGAACAAGATATTGGAATACATGGCGCTTGGTAAGCCCATCGTGCAATTCGACCTTACAGAAGGGAAGTTTTCAGCGGCAGAAGCGTCTGTTTATGCCAAGCCGAACGATTCTGAGGATATGGCAAAACAGATTGTCGCATTACTAGATAATCCTGACAAGCGGGCGAAAATGGGTGAAATTGGTAGGAAGCGTGTAGAAGAGATGTTTGCTTGGGACTATGAAGTGCCGAAGTTACTGAAGGCTTACAAGTATCTGGCATCTCTTCAATCGGCTAAACAATCCCCAGAGTATAAGAAAGGACGCTCATACCTAGATGGATTTTTACCTAGATGGATTTTTAAAGATGCTGGAGAGCGTCGATAA
- a CDS encoding nucleotide sugar dehydrogenase, whose translation MGISIFGLGYVGSVTAACFAKDGHQVIGVDVADAKVEALNAGRAPIIEKDLDTLIAEAVQNNRLYATKSAYDAVMKTEISLICVGTPSSPNGNLGTAYLQQVCEEIGAALKDKTDFHTVVVRSTVLPGTLRTLVIPTLEETSGKKAGIDFGICNNPEFLRESTAVYDYYNPPKTVIGASDPKSAEVVASLYKHLNAPLIVTDIEVAELVKYADNAWHAVKVAFANEIGVLAKSYDVDSHAVMDIFCKDTKLNLSSYYMKPGFAFGGSCLPKDVRALNYAAKSQDLDLPLLGSVLTSNNVHIDRGIDAILKKNKQKIGILGFSFKAGTDDLRESPLVNVIETLIGKGKNLKLYDKNVNLAKLVGANKEYILNYIPHISRLMTDSIDAVLEHAELIVIGNGDPAFKEVLSRLKPGQQVIDFVRITNQKSVEGSYDGICW comes from the coding sequence ATGGGGATTAGTATTTTCGGACTCGGCTACGTCGGCAGCGTTACCGCCGCCTGTTTTGCGAAAGATGGTCATCAAGTAATCGGCGTCGATGTAGCGGACGCAAAAGTCGAAGCTTTGAACGCAGGCCGTGCGCCAATCATCGAGAAAGACCTCGATACACTCATTGCGGAAGCAGTGCAGAACAACCGTTTGTACGCCACCAAGAGCGCGTATGACGCGGTGATGAAAACTGAAATATCGTTGATCTGTGTCGGCACGCCCTCTAGCCCGAACGGCAATCTGGGCACTGCCTATCTTCAGCAAGTCTGTGAAGAAATCGGTGCAGCCCTGAAGGATAAAACTGATTTTCATACAGTTGTCGTGCGCTCCACGGTGCTACCTGGCACACTACGTACTCTCGTGATACCGACCCTTGAGGAGACAAGCGGCAAGAAAGCCGGTATCGACTTCGGCATTTGCAACAACCCGGAATTTCTGCGCGAGAGTACCGCCGTTTATGACTACTACAACCCGCCAAAAACTGTGATCGGTGCGAGTGACCCCAAAAGCGCGGAAGTTGTTGCTTCCCTCTACAAACACCTCAATGCGCCTTTAATCGTGACAGACATTGAAGTGGCGGAACTCGTGAAATATGCTGACAATGCTTGGCACGCGGTGAAGGTGGCGTTCGCTAATGAGATTGGGGTGCTAGCAAAGTCTTATGACGTGGATAGCCACGCAGTGATGGACATATTCTGCAAAGACACCAAGCTCAACCTCTCATCCTATTACATGAAGCCAGGTTTTGCCTTTGGTGGCTCCTGTCTGCCGAAGGATGTGCGGGCGTTGAATTATGCAGCGAAAAGTCAAGACCTCGACCTACCCCTGCTTGGGTCGGTTCTGACCAGCAACAATGTACATATCGATCGCGGCATCGATGCCATCCTCAAGAAAAACAAGCAAAAGATCGGAATATTGGGATTCAGTTTCAAGGCAGGCACTGATGACTTGCGTGAAAGCCCGTTGGTGAATGTGATTGAAACACTCATCGGCAAGGGAAAAAACTTAAAACTATACGATAAAAACGTCAACTTAGCCAAACTCGTAGGGGCTAATAAGGAATATATCCTGAACTACATTCCGCATATCTCGCGGCTAATGACCGATTCCATTGATGCCGTGTTGGAACATGCCGAGCTGATCGTAATCGGCAACGGTGACCCAGCCTTCAAAGAAGTCTTGTCGCGCCTTAAGCCTGGACAGCAAGTTATTGATTTCGTTCGTATTACAAACCAAAAATCTGTTGAGGGAAGCTATGACGGTATCTGCTGGTAA
- a CDS encoding DUF6887 family protein, producing MSKPDFLTMPRAQLRQYILDHREENEAFEIYLDRFTSEEAVIFPAPQSIDDLEHFPELHQQNLERLRKQT from the coding sequence ATGAGTAAGCCAGATTTTCTGACAATGCCCCGTGCCCAATTGCGTCAATATATCCTTGACCACAGAGAAGAAAATGAAGCTTTTGAAATTTATTTAGATAGATTCACCTCTGAAGAGGCTGTAATCTTTCCTGCCCCGCAGTCAATAGATGATTTAGAACACTTCCCAGAGTTACATCAACAGAACTTGGAAAGACTACGAAAGCAAACTTAA
- a CDS encoding DUF6888 family protein — MPTVEQLKTLFILTFWATKMYLPGFLVRIDERTKNIVILAGAENEIIIYLDGKSRYI; from the coding sequence ATGCCTACTGTAGAACAATTGAAAACGTTGTTTATCTTAACTTTTTGGGCTACTAAAATGTATTTACCTGGGTTTTTAGTGCGAATCGATGAACGAACAAAAAATATTGTAATTCTTGCTGGTGCAGAAAATGAAATTATAATTTACCTAGACGGGAAGTCGAGATATATATGA
- a CDS encoding helix-turn-helix domain-containing protein → MDMQVLRERAGLSRAEVAFRLAISETSVRNWEAGRTEPTMTPKKYLDALRLFKCTPEELAAASEKSINQRHKRKPGRPRRFPDSQVSQVTDSPVCS, encoded by the coding sequence ATGGATATGCAAGTCCTGAGAGAACGTGCTGGTCTTAGCCGTGCGGAGGTGGCCTTCAGGCTTGCAATTAGTGAAACGAGTGTTCGCAACTGGGAAGCTGGGCGTACTGAACCTACAATGACACCAAAAAAATATTTAGATGCTTTGCGTCTGTTCAAATGTACCCCTGAAGAGTTGGCAGCGGCAAGTGAAAAGTCAATTAATCAGCGACATAAACGCAAACCAGGCAGACCGAGACGCTTTCCAGACAGTCAAGTATCTCAAGTAACTGATTCTCCAGTTTGTAGCTGA
- a CDS encoding alpha-ketoacid dehydrogenase subunit beta: protein MAETLFFNALREAIDEEMARDSSVFVLGEDVGHYGGSYKVTKDLYQKYGELRILDTPIAENSFTGMAVGAAMTGLRPIIEGMNMGFLLLAFNQISNNAGMLRYTSGGNFKIPMVIRGPGGVGRQLGAEHSQRLETYFQAVPGLKIVACSTPRNAKGLLKSAIRDDNPVLFFEHVLLYNLKEDLPEEEYLLPLDKAELVRQGKDVTIITYSRMRHHVLQAVKTLEKQGYDPEVIDLISLKPLDFDTIGASVRKTHKVIVVEESMRTAGIGAEVIASINDRLFDELDAPVLRLSSQDIPTPYNGNLERLTIVQPEQIVEAVEKMVALRV, encoded by the coding sequence ATGGCAGAAACACTATTCTTCAACGCCTTGCGTGAAGCCATTGATGAAGAAATGGCGCGTGACTCCAGCGTATTTGTTCTCGGTGAAGACGTAGGACACTACGGCGGTTCCTACAAAGTTACCAAAGACCTGTACCAAAAGTATGGCGAACTCCGAATTCTAGACACCCCCATTGCCGAAAATAGCTTTACTGGGATGGCAGTGGGAGCAGCCATGACTGGATTGCGCCCCATCATCGAAGGTATGAATATGGGCTTCTTACTCCTGGCGTTCAATCAAATATCCAACAACGCGGGGATGCTGCGCTATACCTCTGGCGGTAACTTCAAAATTCCGATGGTAATTCGCGGTCCCGGAGGTGTGGGACGGCAGCTAGGGGCTGAACATTCCCAACGACTAGAAACCTACTTTCAAGCGGTGCCAGGGTTGAAGATTGTTGCCTGTTCCACACCCAGAAACGCTAAAGGACTACTAAAATCTGCTATCCGTGATGATAATCCGGTGTTGTTCTTTGAACACGTTCTGCTTTACAACTTGAAAGAAGACTTACCAGAAGAAGAATACCTGCTCCCCCTGGATAAAGCAGAGCTTGTGCGTCAAGGTAAAGATGTCACAATTATCACTTATTCCCGGATGCGCCATCATGTGCTGCAAGCAGTAAAAACTCTTGAAAAACAAGGATACGATCCAGAAGTTATTGATTTAATATCCCTCAAACCATTAGATTTTGATACCATTGGTGCATCAGTAAGAAAAACCCATAAAGTCATTGTTGTGGAAGAATCCATGCGAACTGCGGGTATAGGAGCAGAAGTCATCGCTTCAATTAACGATCGCTTATTCGATGAATTGGATGCCCCAGTACTGCGGCTTTCTTCCCAAGATATCCCCACACCATATAACGGCAATCTGGAGCGACTCACAATTGTCCAGCCAGAGCAAATAGTGGAAGCTGTGGAGAAAATGGTAGCGTTGCGGGTGTAG